The following proteins are co-located in the Anomalospiza imberbis isolate Cuckoo-Finch-1a 21T00152 chromosome Z, ASM3175350v1, whole genome shotgun sequence genome:
- the RPL37 gene encoding large ribosomal subunit protein eL37, translating to MTKGTSSFGKRRNKTHTLCRRCGSKAYHLQKSTCGKCGYPAKRKRKYNWSAKAKRRNTTGTGRMRHLKKVYRRFRNGFREGTTPKPKRAAVAASSSS from the exons ATG ACGAAGGGTACATCGTCATTTGGTAAACGACGAAATAAGACACACACCTTGTGTCGTCGATGTGGGTCCAAGGCATACCATCTGCAAAAATCGACCTGTGGGAAATGTGGTTACCCTGCTAAGCGTAAGAGAAAGT ATAACTGGAGTGCAAAGGCTAAAAGACGCAACACCACTGGTACTGGTCGCATGAGGCACCTGAAAAAGGTCTACCGTCGATTCAG GAATGGATTCCGTGAGGGAACCACACCGAAGCCCAAGAGAGCAGCTGTTGCAGCCTCCAGTTCATCTTAA